One window of the Chryseotalea sp. WA131a genome contains the following:
- a CDS encoding NYN domain-containing protein: MRISVFLDGANFFFMQRDALKWFADPKKLLDYIGKKGEIVDAFYYIGQDAPPEAKQQAFLDALPSMGYTLVTKQIKTIYDSKTGTTKRKANLDIEIVLDMFNTLEHYDLAVLISGDGDFERALSLLRARGKQFLVIATDKFVARELLNVAGRHYIDLIDIKAEIQK, encoded by the coding sequence ATGAGAATCTCAGTATTTCTTGACGGAGCGAATTTCTTTTTTATGCAAAGAGATGCATTAAAATGGTTCGCTGACCCAAAAAAACTTTTGGACTATATTGGTAAAAAAGGAGAAATTGTTGATGCGTTTTATTACATAGGACAAGATGCACCACCCGAGGCGAAACAGCAGGCATTCCTAGACGCACTTCCCTCAATGGGCTATACGCTCGTTACAAAACAAATAAAGACAATCTATGACAGCAAAACTGGGACAACAAAAAGGAAAGCAAACTTAGACATTGAAATCGTTCTTGACATGTTCAATACACTAGAGCATTACGATCTAGCAGTATTAATCAGTGGTGACGGAGACTTTGAAAGAGCATTGAGTCTTTTGAGAGCAAGAGGCAAGCAATTTCTAGTTATTGCCACTGACAAGTTTGTAGCAAGGGAATTACTCAATGTTGCTGGACGACATTATATTGACCTTATCGACATAAAAGCAGAAATACAGAAATAG